Below is a window of Candidatus Methylomirabilota bacterium DNA.
GCAGATGCACCGCGAGATCGAGGTGGCCGAGCGCGACATTGCGGCTCTCCGCGTCCAGACCGAGAAGCTGACGCGGACGATCGACCGGCTCCGCAACGACCCCGCCTACATCGAGAAGCTCGGCCGCGAAGAGCATGGCCTCGTCCGGGAGGGCGAGACCATCTTGAAGTTCCCGCCCAAGCCGAAGTAACCTTTCCGACCGCGGCCATGGACTGGTTCTGGATGACACTCTTCGCCGTCTCCTCGTTTTTCAACGGCCGCGCCGCTTTCAAGCTCCTCCTCGACCTGAAGGGCATGCTCACCACCTGTCGCTTCGTCGAGGAGGCCTACGCCGGGGTGGAGGCGCTGCCGGACGAGACCGCGCTCGAACGCGAGCCGGCGGCGCCCGTATTCGTGCACCTGGTGCCGGCCTGGGAGGAGCCCGCGATCGCGACGACGGTGCGCACGCTCCTGGGCTCGCGCTATCCGCATGGCAAGCTCCATGTCGTCGTCGTCACCAAGGAAGGGGAGGAGCGGTCGCCGCACCCGCTCATGGAAGCGTCGACGGCCGAGCTGGTGCGCCGCTTCCGCGCCGACCTGCCCCCCTGGCAGCAGAAGATGCTCTCGCTCCTGGTGATGCCGGGCGACGGCCGGAAGG
It encodes the following:
- a CDS encoding septum formation initiator family protein — translated: MSRRLLGTGVAVLFGILLGVYGMGGLLRIQQMHREIEVAERDIAALRVQTEKLTRTIDRLRNDPAYIEKLGREEHGLVREGETILKFPPKPK